In one Vigna radiata var. radiata cultivar VC1973A unplaced genomic scaffold, Vradiata_ver6 scaffold_158, whole genome shotgun sequence genomic region, the following are encoded:
- the LOC106752494 gene encoding ETO1-like protein 2, with product MRGLKLTERFKSIQVHALSSTSSETNGANGNKASQTICADSSKTKPRNNLNRNRSLIPSWSKTKSSTNSNSTSVFANLIPLHLPSTDTIEPSLEPHFKPINLVETLSEFYQRMEFCSQSNKAVMCVEQWSLLRGLGDQKILRRCLRTACQNAEDVLSKVVLSAWLRFERRDDELAGLCSMDCGGYVLECPKKNLEPGFRPCSVNDHCQCQQELIQETCTEGVCESDEESDVLFCVGNEEISCVRYKIAALSYPFNAMLYGGFAESKMSKIDFSGNGICPKGMRAVEFYSRTKRLDLFCPMTVLELLSFANRFCCEEMSSACDAHLASIVVNVEDALVLIEYGLEERATLLVVACLQVFLRELPNSLYNPKVVKILCSCEAQERLANVGCASFLLYYFLSQVAMEESMMSKTTLMLLERMGECATEKWQTALAFHQLGCVLLERKEYKEAQHCFEVAVQEGHVYSLAGVARTKYKQGQPYSAYKLISSLIFEHKPAGWMYQERALYNMGKEKSFDLDVATELDPSLSFPYKYRALAKVEEKQIEEGIAELNKFIGFKLSPDCLELRAWLNVALXDYDSAMRDIRAMLTIEPNYVTSHGKIKGEYLLQLVNRGVQXKSQXDXXMQLYQQWSCVDDIGSLAIIHQMLENEPEKSLLEFRQSLLLLRLNCQKAAMHSLRLARNHSSSMQERLIYEGWILYDTGYREEALARADRSIAIQRSFEAFFLKAYVLADTTLDPESSSYVIQLLKEALKCPSDGLRKGQALNNLGSIYVDCGKLELAKECYKNALAIRHTRAHQGLARVYHQKNQRKAAYDEMTRLIEKAENNASAYEKRSEYCDREMAKVDLDVATQLDPLRTYPYRYRAAVMMDELKETEAVEELTKAIKFKPDMQMLHLRAAFYESMGDLSSALQDCQASLCLDPNHAGTLDLYRRIRKLNF from the exons ATGCGTGGGCTCAAGCTCACCGAACGTTTCAAGAGTATTCAAGTTCATGCTCTCAGTTCTACTTCATCTGAAACAAACGGTGCCAATGGCAACAAAGCCTCCCAAACAATATGTGCTGATAGCAGCAAGACCAAACCTCGCAACAACCTTAACAGGAACCGAAGCTTAATACCATCATGGTCAAAAACCAAATCCAGCACCAACAGCAACTCAACCTCAGTATTTGCAAACCTGATCCCTCTTCACCTCCCTTCCACCGACACCATTGAACCATCCCTAGAACCTCACTTCAAGCCCATCAATCTTGTGGAGACCTTATCAGAGTTCTATCAGCGCATGGAGTTTTGTTCACAGTCCAACAAAGCAGTAATGTGTGTGGAACAGTGGTCTCTTTTGCGCGGTCTTGGTGATCAGAAAATACTTAGAAGATGTCTCAGGACAGCATGCCAAAATGCTGAGGATGTGCTCTCCAAGGTTGTGTTGTCTGCATGGTTGAGGTTTGAGAGGAGGGATGATGAGCTTGCTGGTCTGTGTTCAATGGATTGTGGTGGTTATGTTCTTGAGTGTCCAAAGAAGAATTTGGAACCCGGATTTCGCCCCTGTTCAGTTAATGATCACTGCCAGTGTCAACAAGAGCTAATTCAGGAAACCTGCACTGAGGGTGTGTGTGAGTCAGATGAGGAAagtgatgttttgttttgtgttgggAATGAAGAAATCAGTTGTGTCAGGTACAAGATTGCTGCTCTTTCATACCCTTTTAATGCTATGCTCTACGGTGGCTTTGCTGAGTCCAAAATGAGCAAGATTGATTTCTCGGGAAATGGGATATGTCCAAAGGGAATGAGGGCTGTGGAGTTTTACAGCAGGACGAAAAGATTGGACCTCTTCTGCCCAATGACAGTTTTGGAGCTTCTCTCCTTTGCCAATAGATTTTGTTGTGAGGAGATGAGTTCTGCCTGTGATGCCCATTTGGCTTCAATTGTTGTGAATGTTGAAGATGCATTGGTGCTTATTGAGTATGGATTGGAAGAGAGAGCCACCCTTCTTGTTGTGGCTTGCTTACAAGTGTTTCTCAGGGAGCTTCCAAATTCTCTGTATAATCCAAAGGTGGTAAAAATACTCTGCAGCTGTGAGGCACAGGAAAGGTTAGCCAATGTGGGGTGTGCCTCTTTCTTGTTGTACTACTTCCTGAGTCAAGTGGCCATGGAAGAAAGCATGATGTCTAAAACAACATTGATGTTGCTGGAGAGAATGGGAGAGTGTGCCACAGAAAAATGGCAAACGGCCCTAGCATTCCACCAATTGGGGTGTGTATTGCTTGAAAGGAAAGAATACAAAGAGGCTCAGCACTGTTTTGAGGTAGCAGTTCAGGAGGGTCATGTTTATTCATTGGCTGGGGTGGCCAGAACTAAGTACAAGCAGGGTCAACCATATTCAGCCTATAAGTTAATTAGTTCTCTCATATTTGAGCATAAACCAGCTGGGTGGATGTATCAGGAGCGTGCACTATACAATATGGGAAAGGAGAAGAGTTTTGATTTAGATGTTGCAACTGAATTGGATCCTTCTCTTTCATTTCCATATAAATATAGAGCACTAGCAAAGGTGGAGGAGAAGCAGATAGAGGAAGGGATTGCAGAGCTAAATAAGTTTATTGGATTTAAACTCTCCCCTGATTGCTTAGAATTGAGAGCGTGGTTGAATGTTGCACTTNAGGATTATGATAGTGCAATGAGAGATATTCGGGCAATGCTAACCATTGAACCAAATTATGTAACTTCACATGGGAAGATCAAAGGGGAATACTTGCTCCAACTTGTAAACCGTGGAGTTCAGCANAAGAGTCAGGNTGATTGNTGNATGCAGCTATACCAGCAATGGTCTTGTGTAGATGATATTGGTTCTTTGGCTATTATCCATCAGATGCTAGAGAATGAGCCTGAGAAGAGCCTTCTAGAGTTTCGTCAGTCTCTACTCCTATTAAG GTTAAACTGTCAAAAGGCTGCAATGCACAGCTTGCGGTTGGCCAGAAACCACTCTAGCTCAATGCAAGAGAGGCTAATTTATGAAGGATGGATCCTATATGACACTGGCTATCGAGAAGAAGCTTTAGCGAGGGCTGACAGATCCATTGCAATTCAGAGATCATTTGAAGCTTTTTTCCTAAAAGCATATGTGTTGGCAGATACAACTCTGGATCCTGAATCTTCTTCCTATGTTATTCAGCTTCTAAAAGAAGCACTTAAATGTCCTTCAGACGGTCTTCGCAAAGGACAA GCATTGAATAACTTGGGGAGTATTTACGTGGATTGTGGTAAGCTTGAGCTTGCAAAAGAATGCTACAAGAATGCACTTGCAATTAGGCACACAAGAGCTCATCAAGGTCTAGCACGCGTTTATCATcagaaaaatcaaagaaaagctgCGTATGATGAGATGACCAGGCTAATTGAGAAGGCAGAGAACAATGCCTCAGCATATGAGAAAAGATCAGAATACTGTGACCGTGAGATGGCAAAGGTTGATCTTGATGTTGCAACTCAACTTGATCCTTTAAGAACCTATCCATATAGATACAGAGCAGCAG TGATGATGGATGAGCTAAAAGAAACTGAAGCTGTAGAAGAACTCACCAAGGCCATCAAATTTAAACCTGACATGCAAATGCTTCACCTACGAGCAGCATTTTATGAGTCAATGGGAGACTTATCATCTGCTCTACAAGATTGTCAGGCTTCTCTGTGCTTAGACCCAAATCATGCAGGCACACTTGATCTATATCGAAGAATACGAAAGTTGAACTTTTAA